One Thermoanaerobacter kivui genomic window, AAGTCGATATTAGTAGTACGGGGGTGTTAAAAATGAAAATTTATAACAACAATATTGAAAAAATAATGTCAGTTTATCGAGTAGATCCGGTAGAAAAGGTTACCAGCAAGAAAGCGGAGATAAAAGATAAAGTTGAGATATCAGAAGAAGCAATTAAACTTGCACAAAGTTCAATTGAATTTGAAAAGATTAAGAATCAAAAGATTGAAAACATAAAGTCAATGCTTAATGCAGGAACTTACAATGTAAAAGCTGAAGATGTGGCGGATGCTATTCTTAAGGGAATATTGTTGAATAAAAAAATTTAAAAAGGGTGTGCTGGCAATGGCTAATAGCCAAAAGCTTGTAGATGTATTAAGGGGAGAAACAGAAATTTACAAAGTTTTATTAGACTTAGCGATAAAAAAAACTGATATTATAATTGCAGGGAAAGTAAAAGAATTAGATGAAATAGTTCAAATAGAGAAGCAACTTATAAAAAAACTTATGGAATTAGAAGAACAAAGAGAGGATATATTGGAGAAGATTGATATAGAAGGCAAAATGACAATAACCGACTTGATAGAATCCATTTCTTCAGAAGAAGCAGAAAACCTAAGAGATATCAAATATAATCTGACTAATATTTTAAAAGAACTTGAAGAAAGAAACAAATTAAATGCTGCTTTA contains:
- a CDS encoding flagellar biosynthesis anti-sigma factor FlgM; this encodes MKIYNNNIEKIMSVYRVDPVEKVTSKKAEIKDKVEISEEAIKLAQSSIEFEKIKNQKIENIKSMLNAGTYNVKAEDVADAILKGILLNKKI
- a CDS encoding flagellar protein FlgN; translated protein: MANSQKLVDVLRGETEIYKVLLDLAIKKTDIIIAGKVKELDEIVQIEKQLIKKLMELEEQREDILEKIDIEGKMTITDLIESISSEEAENLRDIKYNLTNILKELEERNKLNAALIEQALEYINYSIQTISSALESDDGVYGNSGNIKRYTSLIDKKA